From the Longibacter salinarum genome, one window contains:
- a CDS encoding glycosyltransferase family 2 protein — protein MPEEVEMLDFGAFKERYEKVPVEEYPNRVREAVPEPVVSVHLLTYNHAEYVEEAIESVLMQEVDFPMEIVLGDDDSSDGTREICIEYAKQYPDLIRLQLHHRENNIHLHGGPTHLFQYWYNTFSARGEYIAILSGDDYWTDPLKLHKQVSLLEENKDYVLSYHDGCVVDASGKVKNKSQLPNKRKHDQSSMELMKAPFLITASLLFRNIVKKMPDSIVKCVNEDIFLVGFIGQFGRGKFQQEVEVSAYREHREASWNSLPWIQMKKRLLVTTKELKKYFRKIKKHEIYNHHKKMLLTGMYSYSLRKKEYKNASSYWFKSISLMVKEGEFGKLLLFLKHSMTMFLGSLRLSKNE, from the coding sequence ATGCCTGAAGAAGTAGAAATGCTGGATTTTGGAGCATTCAAGGAGCGCTACGAGAAAGTCCCTGTCGAAGAGTATCCGAACCGGGTACGGGAGGCCGTACCTGAACCCGTGGTATCTGTTCACCTTCTGACGTATAACCACGCGGAATATGTCGAGGAAGCCATCGAGAGTGTCCTCATGCAGGAGGTCGACTTTCCAATGGAGATCGTATTGGGAGATGATGACTCCTCAGACGGCACGCGAGAGATCTGCATTGAATACGCCAAGCAATACCCGGATCTGATCCGGTTGCAGTTGCATCACCGGGAGAACAACATTCACTTACACGGTGGACCCACACACCTCTTCCAGTACTGGTATAACACGTTCAGTGCGCGGGGTGAGTACATTGCCATTCTATCGGGGGATGATTACTGGACGGATCCGTTGAAGCTGCATAAGCAAGTCAGCCTACTTGAAGAAAATAAAGACTATGTTTTATCGTACCATGATGGCTGTGTGGTCGATGCTAGTGGGAAAGTGAAAAATAAATCCCAACTCCCGAATAAAAGAAAGCACGACCAGTCATCAATGGAATTGATGAAGGCCCCTTTTTTAATAACGGCGTCTCTACTATTTAGAAATATCGTTAAAAAGATGCCTGATTCAATAGTAAAATGTGTGAATGAAGATATATTTTTAGTTGGGTTCATTGGGCAGTTCGGAAGGGGGAAATTTCAACAGGAAGTCGAAGTTTCAGCATATAGAGAACATCGAGAGGCGTCTTGGAATTCTCTCCCATGGATACAAATGAAAAAAAGACTTCTTGTAACGACAAAAGAATTAAAAAAATATTTTCGAAAAATAAAAAAGCACGAAATTTATAATCACCACAAAAAAATGCTACTCACAGGGATGTACTCATATAGTTTAAGAAAAAAAGAATATAAAAATGCCTCTTCTTATTGGTTTAAGTCAATTAGCCTAATGGTGAAAGAAGGCGAGTTTGGTAAACTACTTCTTTTCCTAAAGCACTCGATGACTATGTTTCTTGGATCACTAAGACTGAGTAAAAATGAGTAG